CCGCTTTCCTACTATCCCTATTATCAGCCATCAGATGTACAAAACAGTGTGAAGAAAATAGCAGAACAATATGCGCTTATAAAGAACACTTTACACGACGAAGGCTTTGTTGTGCACAACCTTTTGAGTGACGaaaccttcgtcgcgcaaagtacaaaataaatacgtAATAAATGCCACGACTTCAATGCCACCGACCATCGCTTTGCGCGATGAAGTCTTGTCCCTCAATGTTATGCGCAACCAAATTCGCATTATTAAGTGGTAATACGCAGTAAATACGACACCTTAAATGCTAACCAACTGTTTCacttgcgcgacgaaatttCGTCCCGCAAAGGTTTTGGCAACAAAAGTTTTGTTGTGTAAAGCCTTGCACGATtaactaaaaatatttattttattccgTCTCAAAAATAGTGTCTCAACAAAATAATgtcaatattataatattttggaAATCTAttctcaaaacaaaataaatatagtccatttaaatttattcttgcaaattaataataattcaatgtcattatttaataaaccatAAATAGACTAATAAAAAACTATTCTAGTCATCCGTTAGAATGGTGAAGCCATGTGAAGGCGAGGAGTGGCGGCCGCCACTCCCCTCATCGAGAAAATACACCTGGAGGGCTGGTTCAGCCCCTCCCCTCGTCGGAAACTCGACTAGTTTTCACCCCCCCTCCCTGTTCTGGTGGTCTGGTTCTGCTGTTGGGCAGCAGagctggatttttttttttttatttaaacatccaggccaaaacgacgtcgttttggaccaggttaaaaaataaaaaataaaaccaaaacagCATCGTTTTGATaagtttgaaaaagaaaaaaatatatataggggGGACCACATGTCCCTCTTCCCTCCTCAGACCCGTGCCtgtcccttttttcttttttaactttgCCTTTGCCAATCAGAGAGCAAAGCTTGCCCCCCTAATTCCCAGTAGCTGCACAGCAACTTGGCAGCCAACGGACGAAAACCAGCCACTCTCCAAGCTTTAGCCGCCGTTAGCGACTCCAATCAGTCTCCAGCCACTCTCCAACCGTGGCTTGCAGCCTTCAAAGCCTTTCTTtaggtaaattttttaattcctaaatttataatccctaaccctaattaattatttaatacgaATGAGTTTTAATTGGTATAGAATCATATGGTAATGCACTAATATGGTTATTGGTTATTGATTATTGATATAATTCTATgattattgatatgaaattatgaaattattttttagggcgaaaattaaaattcgaaTTCTTgattcttgattaattaattgaattattcCATAATGTATACAATTATTCTTATTCATATGCttagttgaattgaattttttttttattgaataatttgtatgcttattgagttattggtattgattaattgaattgttggTTGGATTAGTTATTATGCATATTAGGGGTAATTATTTGGAGCTTATGTAATTGGTTGGATTGGTTGAATTGtttggttggattagttatTATGCATAGTAGTATAGTGTACTCTAGGATTAAGAgtctaagaattttttttttatttccattttACAATTACGTAATGGAACGATActataagaaacaatgcttaaatcctccttcaaaCATTTTGGGTAGTCCTTCTCCTTCAAATAGTCCGAGtagtcttcctcctccttcaaatattccaGGAAATCCTCCTTTGAATATTCTGAGTAGTTCACAACAAAGTGAGGCCACTGAGTTGGATGAAATATTGGCTAATCTTCCTGCTGACCCTGGATATAGACATCGAATGCTTGATTATCCACCTAATTATCGTGAAGCAATTCGTAGACACTATCTCCAAAATGATCCTTGTCAACCTAGAGACCACATCATGCCAAGAAAAGTTAGTGACAAGTGATGTTTTATCACCATTTGGTTTGATAAGTTGAAGTGGTTGGAGTATAGTATATCAAAAGATGTTGCATTTTACCGTTATTGTTATCTTTTCAAATGTGATTTCGATCAAATGGGTAGCACTGAAAGTGATGTCTTCATTGAGAAAGGGTTTACAAATTGGAAGAAAGGACCCAAAAAACTTCGAGTCTATGAGGGAGGTGTTGGAAGTCTTCATAATAAAGCTATACAAGAAGCTAAAAACTTgatgacacaaaaacaacacattGAAACATTTGTGATCAAGCAAGCTGATGAAGCTTGCCTTAATTATCACACTTTACTGAGTGGAGCACTTGATTGCACAAGATGGTTGTTGCGATAAGGTTTGGTTTTTCGTGGGCATGATGAATCTTTGAAATCAAGCAATAGGAGTAATTATATAGAGCTTATGCAATTTCTTGCCTATCATAATGAGAAAGTTATGAAGGTTGTGTTTGAGAATGCTCCTACGAATCTCAAGTATACTTCTTCCGATATTCAAAAGGATCTTGTTCATGCTTGTGCTATTGAAACTATTAATGCAATTACTAAAGATATGGAaggtacattttttttctctcttggtTGATGGATCACGTGATGCTTCGACTAAAGAGCAAATGGCAGTGGTAATGcgttatgttaataaaaaaggAGAAGCAATTGAAAAGTTTTTGGGTGTTCAACATGTCTCCTCTACAATTAGTAACTTGCTTGAAGAGACCATTGAGAGATTGTTTGCTACAACAAATCTGAGTATGTCCACGTTACAAGAACAAGGCTATGATGGAGCTCGTAATATGAGAGGTGAGTTAAATGGTCGTAAAACAAAGATTTTGAACAAATACCCTCAAGCATTTTATATTCATTGTTTTGCACACCAACTCCAACTAGCTCTTGTATTTGTGGCAAAGGAAAATGAGGATGTTGCCAATTTCTTCATCAATGCTAGTAGTTTGGTGAATCTTATTGGATCATCGAGTAAGCGTCGTGATGCATTTAGAGAgaaacaacaagaacaaattCAGAAAGCTCTTCATATTGGTAATCTTGAAATAGGTAAAGGGTTAAATCAAGAAAGTAGTCTCATGTATCCATGTGATACACTGTGGAACTTGCATTATGGTATTATAGTTAGTATTATTGTTATGTTTGAAGTCATGGTGGAGGTGGTTGAATGGATTAAAAGTGATCGTAACCAAGATAATCTTGATGAAGCAACTAGGTTATTCAAAGACATACAAACTTTTGATTTTGCGTTTCACCTTTTCTTGATGAGACTTATATTGGGAATTACAAATGAGTTATCACAAGCATTGTAAAAGAAAGATCAAAATATTGTGAATGCGATGGTGTTAGTGGAAGTATGCAAGCAAAGACTACAATCCTTTAGAGATGATGACTTTGGGGACTTGTTTCATGATGTAGAAAAGTTTTTGGATGAGCATGATATTATCATTCCTAACATGGAGGATTTGCATTTCATACCTGGAAAATCAAGGCGTAAGGCTCCAAAAATCGCAAACTTCCATTATTATCATGTGGACCTCTATTTTCATGTCCTTGATATGCAACTAAAGGAATTGAACAATTGCTTCAATGAGATAAACACCGAGTTGCTGCTTTGTATGACATGTTTAAGTCCGGTgaatatcttttgacaaagcaaaAATTGTTCGTTTAGCCCAACTTTATCCTCAAGATTTTGATCGTATGAACCTCATGAATCTTCCAATTCAACTTGACAATTATATTCATGATATAAAGATGCATAGTGAGTTTCCATCATTGAGAGGAATTAGTGATCTTGCAAAAGAGTTAGTAAAGACCGGGAGGTGTGAAAGCTATATGTTAGTGTATAAGCTTCTTATATTGGCTTTAGTGTTACTGGTTGCAACCGCTTCGGTGGAGAGAGCTTTTTCTGCTAtgaaaattgtgaaaacaccatTGCGTAACAAAATGagagatcaatggttgagtgataGCATGGTTGTTTACATTGGGAGATATATATTTGCTTTTATTAATAATGAACCTATTATACAACGCTTTCATGACATGAAACCTCACCGGcaacaattgtaatttgtttgtattgattaattaTGGAAGACATTACTATATAAAAAGATTTATTCGTTGCCATTTTTCTTTAACCTTGCACTCTTTTAAGTTCGCCCCTCCTCCCGAGAAATCGTGGCTTCACCACAGTCCGTTGGTCCAGCCACCTCATGCCGCTCTGCGTCACGTTCAACATCAAACTTCAACTCTTGAAAATGATACTTGAACACGACGTCTGTGCACTTCATCAGATTTGCGTCACTTTTGTCAATGTCCCAATCAGGCtgatatacaaaaataaatgaattatACAGATTTTATCTAAAGAACTAAATTATtgtttaactaattaataatttacACGTACTGCTAATGCATCGATCATGACCGTCTTTATCTCCTCAGGGACGTCTCTCCAAGACTCCTAATTCACTCCGCATCTGTCACACACCAATACCCCAACGTCACCCCTAAACTTGTTCACCATATCCTACTAATTTTGCGTAAGTGATTTGGTAGCGGCTCTTAGCTGAAGAAGTGTATCGAATGCATGTCGCaactttcttgtttttcttgtctaccaacaaaataaaaacttacaTTAGTCtacttaaatatttaaataattaaacaacCAACAAAATTTAGGACGTATTACCTTTCTCAAAACCTTTGCCCTGAACTCTCTTTGACGAAGGACCACCAAAGTCCGCCATCGCGTACggaaaaacaaacaataattggaataataattcaGTGAAAGTAAAGAGTTTTCGGATTGAATTGTGAAGAGGAATAGCGAAATTGGCTATTTAAAGGAATTCAGACTCTTTGCGCGACAAAACCTTCGTTGCGCAAAACCATGGAGTAAATACCGCATTAACACTTTGACCGAACAACTGACAGATCCTTTGCGCAACGAAAAATTGGTCGCGCTTTTTTGGCTTAACAAATACAAGCATTTGCGTATTTTTCTGGAAACCTTTGTGCCACAACAAGTTTTTTTTGTCTCTTAAGCTACTTTTGTGCGACAAAACATGGCGTCGCTTAACATGTTTATCccattaaattatttttgaccGATTTGAGCAATGAAATATTACCTTCATCACGCTAACCTATTTTGGGCAACAAGTTTTACGTCATCGCATAAAGTTTGGTCGTGCAAATGattttttctactagtgatTCCAAGCAAGCCGACCAGTTTTAACACCCGCACGTTGGCCCAATCTAGCAAGCTAGACCTAGAACTGGTCCATCCAAATGGGTTATAAGTTCCTAGACCACATTTGGTTCAGACCAAATGGATTAGGCCAACTAGAAAATCGATGATCAAACCAATAGTGGTACCGATCCATTTTTCAGCAATTTCGACTCGTCCCAACTAAAACTTCATGCCTGATGACCACTACACTTCCACCACCCACAGAGATGCCTATCAATCTAGCCCCTCCACTCAAAATGGTGAACCAAACCTATCCTGGTAGGTCGCAGACTTGATAAGCGCACTAGTATAGCAATCCACTTTAGTGAGACAGTCTATCAGTAAATGATGTTCAAGCTTAATAACACAATATTATATGGAGATAAACTTACATATGTCATTTCAATAATGAAATATGATTGACACGAGATGATATGGTGGTGGAGAACTCATTTCATATAAGTCTTTCTCATGTTGAGCTGGATTACGAATGACAGTAGTTAAGTGATTAAAATCTTGATGACACGCTTAAGCTCTTGTGTGCAACTCCAAGTATTGATATCGCTttgtaataattaaataaataaataagagtgGCATAACTGACActctaaaaaaatcattttacactacaaaaaaaatatcaataagCTCTCATAAACAAAACATAATCTAATTTGAAGTGAGTTCCTTAGAGTAAACCATGGTAAAATGGGCTGACCAACCCACTTCACAAGACAACCCAATCAACAGATGGTTCCTAGCTGATGTAGTGTCTTGGGCCAGATAGGAACAGAAAACTGATTGTCTgcttatgttttgttttgtttattttattttatggtcAGAATTCAGAAGGATTGAACTAAAATTGCTTTGAACTCACTTCAAACATGACTTCGGATGTCATCAAAGTAGAGATTGCACGGGAAAGCGTGAATCAAATGTGccccataaaaaaataaaaattaaaagtaaagagGAAATTGCATgctttagggctggtttggtattgctgtgctttgaaaaaaagctgcttctgctgtgctgtgagaataagcagctgtgaaataaagcagcagagtgtttggtaaacttttttgtaaaagtgcttttgaaaaaaaaaaagcagtagtagagtgtttggtaaacttttatgtaaaacagatgtgaaaaaaaagccagtttttcaaagctaggttttgcagcttcttgtttttggctttttttcatccaaaactgtgaaaaaaagctgaagctgagtgtttaccaaacacaaaaacagctcccagctttttttgatagcagcttttttcagaatcacctcagtaccaaaccaggtcttaatATTTTGAATCGTGGCAAAAGATTATTCAGTTGTGGCAATAAACAAATGTGGATTCCAAACTGCTTTCTACAAGTTAATATTCGTAACTAAGCGAAAAGAGTTTAAGACGTTTTATACAAGGTTAAATTGCCAAATTGTCTTGCTCACTTAAACCATGTTGAATCAGTTGATCTGCCTTTCGTAAGTGAGGTGTGAGCTAATTGTCTACACCTCGTGTTATTTATAACATAGGAATGCAATTTTTCACTTGTGAAACAATCCGGTATGACTTTTCTGGAGTGTAACTCGGGCCACGAACCACGAATTTATTTTGTGTGCTTAAACTTGCCTCAATTTAGAAAACTTGTCTAACAAGTAACCTATTGTTTGCCCACGCTAACACCATATACTAACCTAAAAGGCTCATCTCACCCCAACAAGAATGATTTATATGAAACATGTTTATCAACGTGATGTCCAGATCTAATAATACAATGTCATGTGTAAATTTCTCTCCACATAATATTGCATTATTGAATGGAATAATATACAATGGTGAAACCTTTCCATGCAAATTAC
This genomic stretch from Pyrus communis chromosome 2, drPyrComm1.1, whole genome shotgun sequence harbors:
- the LOC137724878 gene encoding uncharacterized protein produces the protein MERYYKKQCLNPPSNILGSPSPSNSPSSLPPPSNIPGNPPLNILSSSQQSEATELDEILANLPADPGYRHRMLDYPPNYREAIRRHYLQNDPCQPRDHIMPRKVVFENAPTNLKYTSSDIQKDLVHACAIETINAITKDMEGEAIEKFLGVQHVSSTISNLLEETIERLFATTNLSMSTLQEQGYDGARNMRGELNGRKTKILNKYPQAFYIHCFAHQLQLALVFVAKENEDVANFFINASSLVNLIGSSSKRRDAFREKQQEQIQKALHIGNLEIGKGLNQESSLMYPCDTLWNLHYGIIVSIIVMFEVMVEVVEWIKSDRNQDNLDEATRLFKDIQTFDFAFHLFLMRLILGITNELSQAL